The Iamia majanohamensis genome window below encodes:
- a CDS encoding ArsR/SmtB family transcription factor, which translates to MLNTATRLDTMARVGRALADRTRCLILLRLLDGPAFPAEMADDLGLSRPNVSNHLTCLRGCGLVVGTPMGRRVRYELAEADLARALESLLAVALVVDDGCPT; encoded by the coding sequence GTGCTGAACACCGCGACCCGGCTGGACACCATGGCCCGGGTCGGCCGGGCCCTGGCCGACCGGACCCGCTGCCTGATCCTGCTCCGGCTGCTCGACGGGCCCGCCTTCCCGGCTGAGATGGCGGACGACCTGGGGCTCTCCCGCCCCAACGTGAGCAACCACCTCACCTGCCTGCGCGGCTGCGGGCTGGTCGTCGGCACGCCCATGGGGCGCCGGGTGCGCTACGAGCTGGCCGAGGCCGACCTGGCCCGCGCCCTCGAGTCGCTGCTGGCGGTCGCGCTCGTCGTCGACGACGGCTGCCCGACGTGA
- a CDS encoding PilZ domain-containing protein, with translation MERRIGHRSDHDGIAIRWWPPRGPGAPRRLFGPRKGLAAELVDVSLTGLLVEAPANEELRVGDTITVEVDGITGPVTLRRVVAVPGSPTWRYGVELLDLTAALTVHVHAKLAGRPHVSAPQWHRDPGAPGSA, from the coding sequence GTGGAGCGACGCATCGGCCACCGCAGCGACCACGACGGCATCGCGATCCGCTGGTGGCCGCCCCGGGGCCCCGGCGCGCCCCGTCGCCTCTTCGGGCCGCGGAAGGGCCTGGCCGCCGAGCTGGTCGACGTGTCCCTCACCGGCCTGCTCGTCGAGGCCCCCGCCAACGAGGAGCTGCGGGTGGGCGACACCATCACCGTCGAGGTCGACGGGATCACCGGCCCCGTGACCCTGCGACGCGTCGTCGCCGTCCCGGGCTCCCCCACCTGGCGCTACGGCGTCGAGCTGCTCGACCTCACCGCGGCCCTGACCGTCCACGTCCACGCCAAGCTGGCCGGCCGCCCCCACGTGTCGGCGCCGCAGTGGCACCGCGACCCGGGTGCCCCGGGCTCCGCCTGA